The Scophthalmus maximus strain ysfricsl-2021 chromosome 7, ASM2237912v1, whole genome shotgun sequence genome includes a window with the following:
- the hrasb gene encoding HRas proto-oncogene, GTPase b — protein MTEYKLVVVGAGGVGKSALTIQLIQNHFVDEYDPTIEDSYRKQVVIDGETCLLDILDTAGQEEYSAMRDQYMRTGEGFLCVFAINNTKSFEDIHQYREQIKRVKDSDDVPMVLVGNKCDLPARTVDTRQAQELARSYGIPYIETSAKTRQGVEDAFYTLVREIRQHKLRKLNPPDESGQDCMSCRCVVS, from the exons ATGACGGAGTAtaagctggtggtggtgggagctGGAGGCGTGGGCAAGAGTGCACTCACCATCCAGCTCATCCAGAACCACTTTGTGGATGAATATGACCCCACCATCGAG GACTCCTACAGGAAGCAAGTCGTGATCGACGGGGAGACCTGCCTGCTGGACATCCTGGACACTGCAGGTCAGGAGGAGTACAGCGCCATGAGGGACCAGTACATGAGGACAGGGGAGGGCTTCCTATGCGTCTTTGCCATCAACAACACCAAGTCGTTTGAGGACATTCACcagtacag AGAACAGATCAAACGCGTTAAGGACTCGGACGACGTTCCCATGGTGCTTGTCGGAAACAAATGTGACCTCCCAGCACGCACGGTGGACACGAGGCAAGCGCAGGAACTTGCGCGCTCCTACGGCATCCCTTACATTGAGACCTCTGCCAAGACACGACAG ggAGTAGAGGACGCCTTCTACACACTGGTCCGGGAGATCAGACAGCACAAACTTAGGAAGCTGAACCCACCTGATGAGAGCGGTCAGGATTGTATGAGTTGTCGCTGTGTGGTATCGTGA
- the zgc:123278 gene encoding tumor susceptibility gene 101 protein translates to MSYCENTIKKMLPKTYLRKHVAHEIYVAKTCFKNIEPMMDKYVYNDGTKKDLMSLTGTLPVMFDDETYNIPICLWLEENYPQSAPICYVRPTREMVILRGDYTSSNGQVQLPYLEEWKSGECDLVTLLQVMQFMFGDFPPVWMQPRSEPERASCQQQFHRQPEVLAKRDGSSYLSVPRDDGQPFLQEHETNC, encoded by the exons ATGTCATACTGCGAGAACACAATTAAGAAAATGCTGCCTAAG ACTTACCTTCGCAAACATGTGGCTCATGAAATATATGTTGCAAAGACCTGCTTCAAAAATATTGAGCCCATGATGGATAAATACG tttacAATGACGGAACCAAAAAGGACTTGATGAGTCTGACCGGAACTCTTCCTGTCATGTTTGATG ACGAGACCTACAACATTCCCATATGCCTGTGGCTTGAGGAAAACTACCCGCAGTCTGCTCCTATCTGTTACGTAAGACCCACACGTGAGATGGTGATCCTCAGAGGAGATTACACCTCCAGCAATGGGCAAGTCCAGCTGCCTTACCTGGAGGAGTGGAAGAGT GGCGAGTGTGACCTCGTGACCCTGCTGCAGGTGATGCAGTTCATGTTCGGGGACTTTCCTCCCGTTTGGATGCAGCCTCGTTCAGAGCCGGAACGGGCCTCAT gtcagcAACAGTTCCACAGGCAACCAGAGGTGCTTGCAAAGAGAGATGGAAGTTCATATCTGTCTGTACCCAGAGATGATGGCCAGCCTTTCCTGCAAGAACATGAAACCAACTGTTAG
- the tsg101a gene encoding tumor susceptibility 101a: protein MAVVNEGALKKMLKQYKYRDLTVREITNVISQYKDLKPVMDAYVFNDGSTRDLMSLTGTVPVSYRGNVYNIPVCLWLLDTYPYNPPICFVKPTSAMMIKTGKHIDANGKIYLPYLHEWKHPQSDLYGLIQVMIVVFGEEPPVFSRPTTQAPYQSFQAAGPPNPSYMPGMPAVSPYGPSANPGGYPGYQYPGGNSYPATAGPAHYPTQSPVSTVGPNRDGTIGEDTIRASLISAVSDKLRWRMKEEMDRAQAELDALKRTEEDLKKGHQKLEEMVSRLDQEVTEVDRNIELLKRKDEELSEALEKMENQSENNDIDDVIVPTAPLYKQILNLYAEENAIEDTIFYLGEALRRGVIDLEVFLKHVRLLSRKQFQLRALMQKARKTAGLSDLY from the exons ATGGCAGTTGTCAACGAAGGTGCCCTGAAGAAAATGCTGAAG CAATACAAGTACAGAGATCTGACTGTTCGAGAGATAACCAATGTCATCTCCCAGTACAAGGACTTGAAGCCAGTCATGGATGcctatg tgtttaatgACGGTTCCACAAGAGACCTGATGAGCCTGACAGGGACAGTCCCAGTGAGCTATAGAG GCAATGTCTACAACATcccagtgtgtctgtggttgcTCGACACATACCCCTACAACCCTCCCATATGTTTTGTCAAACCTACCAGTGCCATGATGATCAAAACTGGCAAGCACATCGATGCCAATGGAAAGATCTACCTGCCGTATCTACATGAGTGGAAGCAT CCTCAGTCAGACCTGTACGGTCTCATCCAGGTGATGATCGTTGTTTTTGGAGAGGAGCCTCCTGTGTTTTCTCGTCCCACTACTCAAGCCCCCTACCAGTCCTTCCAAGCAGCAGGGCCTCCAAACC CTTCCTACATGCCTGGCATGCCGGCAGTGTCACCATACGGTCCAAGCGCTAACCCAGG AGGCTATCCAGGATACCAGTACCCAGGGGGTAACTCTTATCCAGCCACCGCAGGCCCTGCACACTACCCCACCCAGTCTCCAGTCTCGACAGTCG GTCCAAACCGAGATGGCACGATTGGCGAGGACACCATCCGCGCATCACTGATCTCAGCAGTAAGTGACAAGCTTCGCTGGCGGATGAAGGAAGAGATGGACAGAGCTCAGGCTGAGCTAGACGCCCTGAAGCGGACAGAGGAAGACCTGAAGAAAGGACATCAGAAACTGGAGGAGATGGTCTCAAGACTGGACCAGGAAGTG ACCGAGGTTGACAGGAACATCGAGCTGCTGaagaggaaggacgaggagcTGAGCGAGGCcctggagaagatggagaaccaGTCCGAGAACAATGACATCGACGACGTCATTGTGCCGACCGCGCCGCTTTACAAACAGATCCTGAATCTGTATGCTGAGGAGAACGCAATTGAGGACACTATCTTCTACCTGGGAGAGGCCCTCCGCAGGGGCGTCATAGACCTGGAGGTTTTCCTTAAG CATGTACGCCTTCTGTCCAGGAAGCAGTTCCAGCTCCGTGCCCTCATGCAGAAAGCCCGGAAGACGGCCGGCCTTAGCGACCTctactga